A genomic window from Vitis riparia cultivar Riparia Gloire de Montpellier isolate 1030 chromosome 18, EGFV_Vit.rip_1.0, whole genome shotgun sequence includes:
- the LOC117906847 gene encoding uncharacterized protein LOC117906847 yields MGIVVVAAAGASSSMAFLRTRAQRARWVLTPLASSSFSAKPISSSASSSRKLVLYSKPGCCLCDGLKEKLHAAFTLSGPDSLHDVELQIRDITSNPEWEKAYQYEIPVLAKVLSDGTEETLPRLSPRLGVELVQKKIAAALKQ; encoded by the exons ATGGGGATTGTTGTGGTTGCAGCAGCGGGAGCATCATCATCAATGGCGTTTCTGAGAACGAGAGCACAAAGGGCTAGATGGGTTTTAACCCCTTTGGcctcttcttcattttcagCTAAGCCCATTTCTTCTTCTGCCTCCTCTTCAAGAAAACTGGTACTCTATTCCAAGCCCGGATGCTGTTTGTGCGATGGCCTCAAAGAAAAGCTTCATGCTGCTTTCACGCTCTCCGGTCCTGATTCGCTCCACGACGTTGAATTACAG ATAAGGGATATTACCAGCAATCCTGAGTGGGAGAAGGCTTACCAGTATGAGATACCAGTGTTGGCCAAAGTACTTTCCGATGGCACCGAG GAAACTCTACCTAGATTATCCCCTCGCCTCGGAGTGGAGCTTGTTCAAAAGAAAATAGCAGCAGCATTGAAACAATAA